In Bifidobacterium sp. ESL0775, the following are encoded in one genomic region:
- a CDS encoding MFS transporter — MAGTPTAKPVEETAKRGGAMIIVALMAGYSIVYMDKSMISLAVIPIGNQFHLGKTQTGLIMSFFFLGYALMQIPCGWLADRIGAKKVLIGSLTFIAVFAFLFGAMGGLVLFVVMRFCMGLGHGGYPPSVTKSIAENFPLKKRTFVQSLILSTSGIGGILAFTLGGVLVDKNWRMAYAVLGALYLVSVILIWFFVPAHGGAAEEERKAQSEAKAGNVAAAKADAPKVGFKDVIKNRNVIVLFIAMVFINVMLYGQMSWMPTYIKTTFKLGTTQAALVLAVNSIFTMLATIFSGSLLSKLFLGRERAAIIGACLITAVLIVVFTFVGKSSLIISMVLLALMSLVSMFAFTGIFTWPHKIMNAEIIGSSIAVINTGGTIGGFLAPTILGSMVEAAHGSFTNAFLFIAGMTVLCALTVLFVKPELTTARK, encoded by the coding sequence ATGGCAGGGACACCCACGGCCAAACCAGTGGAAGAGACGGCGAAACGCGGAGGCGCGATGATCATCGTCGCGCTGATGGCCGGCTACTCCATCGTCTACATGGACAAGAGCATGATCTCGTTGGCTGTCATACCGATTGGCAACCAGTTCCATCTCGGCAAGACCCAGACCGGTCTGATCATGTCGTTCTTCTTCCTCGGGTATGCGTTGATGCAGATTCCCTGCGGATGGCTCGCCGACCGCATCGGCGCGAAAAAGGTGCTGATCGGTTCATTGACGTTCATCGCCGTCTTCGCCTTCCTGTTTGGCGCGATGGGCGGTTTGGTCCTCTTCGTCGTCATGCGTTTCTGCATGGGCCTCGGCCACGGCGGTTATCCGCCGAGCGTCACCAAGTCGATCGCCGAGAACTTCCCGCTGAAAAAGCGCACGTTCGTCCAGTCGCTGATCCTCTCCACCTCCGGCATCGGCGGCATCCTCGCCTTCACCTTGGGTGGTGTGCTGGTCGACAAGAACTGGCGTATGGCCTACGCCGTCCTCGGCGCCCTTTACCTCGTCTCCGTCATCCTCATCTGGTTCTTCGTGCCCGCCCACGGCGGCGCGGCCGAGGAGGAGCGCAAGGCGCAATCCGAAGCCAAGGCCGGCAACGTCGCGGCCGCCAAGGCCGACGCGCCCAAGGTCGGTTTCAAGGACGTCATCAAGAACCGCAATGTCATTGTCCTGTTCATCGCGATGGTCTTCATCAACGTCATGCTCTACGGCCAGATGTCGTGGATGCCCACCTACATCAAGACCACCTTCAAGCTGGGCACGACCCAGGCGGCTCTGGTGCTGGCGGTCAACTCCATCTTCACCATGCTGGCGACCATCTTCTCCGGGTCCCTGCTCTCCAAGCTGTTCCTCGGCCGTGAACGCGCCGCCATCATCGGCGCCTGCCTGATCACCGCCGTGCTCATCGTGGTCTTCACTTTCGTGGGCAAGAGCAGCCTGATCATATCGATGGTGCTGCTGGCGCTGATGAGCCTGGTCTCGATGTTCGCCTTCACCGGCATCTTCACCTGGCCTCACAAGATCATGAACGCCGAGATCATCGGTTCCTCCATCGCTGTGATCAACACCGGCGGGACCATCGGCGGCTTCCTCGCGCCGACCATCCTCGGCAGCATGGTCGAGGCCGCCCACGGTTCGTTCACCAACGCTTTCCTGTTCATCGCCGGGATGACGGTGCTGTGCGCCCTGACGGTGCTTTTCGTCAAGCCGGAGCTGACGACGGCACGCAAGTAG
- a CDS encoding DUF501 domain-containing protein produces the protein MADKPSDDDVAMVKRQLGRFPRGMVAVGARCVCGRPLAVVTRPVLPDGTPFPTTCYLTSPEAVKAVSRVEADGSMQHYTDLVQNDETIHEQYGRAHRLYLAFRHELAGRLGDSEEHIAGTSVGGMPVRVKCLHALVAQTLVMGEGVNPIGDVVMKRIADEFDPEVCRCTTELD, from the coding sequence ATGGCCGACAAGCCAAGCGATGACGACGTGGCGATGGTGAAGCGCCAGCTTGGCCGTTTTCCCCGCGGCATGGTGGCCGTAGGGGCGAGGTGCGTGTGCGGCAGGCCGCTGGCCGTGGTGACCCGTCCGGTGCTGCCTGACGGCACGCCGTTCCCTACAACCTGCTACCTGACCAGTCCGGAGGCCGTCAAGGCCGTCTCGCGCGTCGAGGCCGACGGTTCGATGCAGCACTATACCGATTTGGTCCAGAACGACGAGACGATTCATGAACAGTATGGGCGGGCGCACCGGCTCTACCTCGCTTTCCGGCATGAGCTGGCTGGCCGACTTGGCGACAGCGAGGAGCATATCGCCGGCACCAGCGTCGGCGGCATGCCTGTGCGCGTGAAGTGCCTGCACGCCCTGGTCGCCCAGACGCTGGTGATGGGCGAGGGCGTGAACCCGATCGGCGACGTGGTGATGAAGCGCATCGCCGACGAGTTCGATCCCGAAGTCTGCCGCTGCACCACGGAACTGGACTGA
- a CDS encoding septum formation initiator family protein: MGTTTTKNKTDAGKKPAKRRGSGPVAFFIALFIVALGAIQLVATFHSYALNLAELNGLKRQEAALVAKKQDLENDISRWNDSAYVTAQARERLGFVFPGEQAIHVEHPEAVTGVKPKSENGGESSSDSDQQTLPWYRELAYGFKKADEPLKKDKVGGTAVTTPGAVGGQSGDATNPAGKSGRNNQQGDNTKNGGQSVNKNGQKAGAGDAKGGNQNGVNANKR; this comes from the coding sequence ATGGGCACCACAACAACCAAGAACAAAACCGATGCGGGCAAGAAGCCGGCCAAGCGCCGCGGCTCCGGCCCGGTGGCGTTCTTCATCGCCCTGTTCATCGTGGCCTTGGGCGCCATCCAATTGGTCGCCACGTTCCATAGCTACGCCCTGAACCTTGCCGAGCTCAATGGGTTGAAGCGGCAGGAGGCCGCGTTGGTGGCCAAGAAACAGGATCTCGAGAACGACATCTCCCGGTGGAACGACAGCGCCTACGTCACCGCGCAGGCCCGGGAACGGCTGGGATTCGTCTTTCCCGGCGAACAGGCCATCCACGTCGAGCATCCCGAGGCCGTCACCGGCGTCAAACCCAAATCAGAGAACGGCGGCGAAAGCTCCTCGGACTCCGACCAGCAGACCCTGCCCTGGTATCGCGAGCTCGCCTACGGGTTCAAGAAGGCCGATGAGCCGTTGAAAAAGGACAAGGTCGGCGGCACGGCCGTCACCACGCCAGGCGCGGTGGGTGGCCAATCCGGCGATGCCACGAACCCAGCCGGCAAATCCGGCCGGAACAACCAGCAAGGCGACAACACTAAAAACGGTGGCCAGTCCGTGAACAAGAACGGGCAAAAGGCTGGTGCGGGCGACGCCAAAGGTGGAAACCAAAACGGCGTGAATGCCAACAAACGGTAA
- the mfd gene encoding transcription-repair coupling factor: MSGSLAGFLPRLDDDGAFRDLLAGEIEAPEGAADQALTVGAPEGIRPALAAARAQYSSVVMVVSSSREAEETVNSIRSWYGGDPNEVSQLEAWETLPHERLSPRADTVASRMAVFRRLCHPQEHSEMFGPIRILVMPVRSLIQPVVAGLGDVEPLVFKVGSEIPLDEVSARLVENAYTRVDLVVNRGEFAVRGGIVDVFPPTLPHPVRIEFFGDEIDTIKEFHASDQRTYGDGIDIVWATPCRELQLTDKVRARAKSLIGRIPNADDMLQSIADSIPVEGMESLIPALIDDMQPVSTMLPRDAVIMLSDPEKLRRAAADLAKTANEFLAASWHVAASGHGAGAPISFDQASFLDFDETIRSLEFSNHDVWRLTSFGVDKALSGHVQLDAKVPEEYRGDEKRATTGVEGLIDDGFEVTITAAANGTLSRLKRALGQTGVTRFDTVRSQAMDGFIDSAAKFALLTERDLTGKTSAVAQQKTSRRRHKAIDLMELKAGDYIVHEQHGIGQFVEMRQRTTGVGANRATREYLVIEYAPSKRNAPPDKLFIPTDQLDQVSKYIGADKPKLNKLGGSDWAQTKAKARKHVHEIADDLVKLYSARQQAKGFAFSPDTPWQKELEDSFPYQETADQLTTIDEVKADMEKPVPMDRLICGDVGFGKTEIAVHAAFKAVQDGKQVAILAPTTLLVQQHFETFTERYENFPVTVAAMSRFQSKKEIDETLKGLESGKVDVVIGTHKLLNPKIKFKDLGLLIIDEEQRFGVEHKETLKALRTNIDVLSLSATPIPRTLEMAVTGIREMSTLATPPEDRLPVLTYVGAYEDAQVTAAIRRELLRGGQVFYVHNRVNDIDKVAAKIHELVPEARIGIAHGKMGEKQLDNIIQDFWHRDIDVLVCTTIIETGLDITNANTLIVDHADRFGLSQLHQLRGRVGRGRERAYAYFLYDPSKPMTQQSHDRLATIAQNTALGSGFDVAMKDLELRGTGNLLGGEQSGHIEGVGFDLYVRMVSDAVEKYKEPERKESVAVTIDLPIEASIPVDYIDSDKLRLEAYRKLASARSEGDLADLREELTDRYGPLPEEFDTLFDVARLRSKARALGISEIVTQGNRVRISKIDPPESLQMRLSRIYKGTQYRPVTHTLLIPAPFGGSMGSKPMTSPEVMGWADQLLEDLAWTGRPKQG, encoded by the coding sequence GCGTCTTGATGATGACGGGGCGTTCCGAGACTTGCTTGCCGGTGAGATCGAAGCTCCGGAGGGTGCTGCCGATCAGGCGCTGACTGTCGGTGCTCCAGAAGGCATACGGCCGGCGCTCGCGGCCGCGCGTGCACAATATTCCTCAGTGGTGATGGTGGTGTCTTCGAGCCGTGAAGCTGAGGAAACCGTCAACTCGATTCGTTCGTGGTATGGGGGAGATCCCAATGAAGTGAGCCAGCTCGAGGCTTGGGAGACGTTGCCTCACGAACGCCTTTCGCCGCGTGCTGACACGGTGGCCAGCCGCATGGCTGTATTCCGTAGGCTTTGCCATCCCCAAGAGCACAGCGAGATGTTCGGCCCGATTCGCATTCTGGTGATGCCGGTGCGTTCGCTGATTCAGCCGGTGGTGGCCGGGTTGGGCGACGTGGAACCGTTGGTGTTCAAAGTCGGCAGCGAGATTCCGCTGGACGAGGTCTCTGCGCGACTGGTGGAGAACGCCTATACCCGCGTCGATCTGGTCGTCAACCGCGGTGAGTTCGCAGTGCGTGGCGGTATCGTTGATGTCTTCCCGCCGACCTTGCCGCATCCAGTGCGTATCGAATTCTTCGGCGACGAAATCGACACCATTAAGGAATTCCACGCCTCCGACCAGCGCACCTACGGCGACGGCATCGATATCGTCTGGGCCACGCCCTGCCGTGAACTCCAGCTGACCGACAAGGTGCGTGCCCGTGCCAAATCGCTGATCGGCCGCATTCCCAACGCCGATGACATGTTGCAATCTATCGCTGATTCCATCCCCGTGGAAGGCATGGAATCGCTGATTCCCGCACTGATCGACGATATGCAGCCGGTGTCCACGATGCTGCCCCGCGACGCGGTCATCATGCTTTCCGATCCTGAAAAACTGCGTCGCGCCGCGGCCGACCTCGCCAAAACTGCCAACGAGTTCCTCGCCGCGAGCTGGCATGTGGCCGCCAGCGGTCATGGAGCCGGTGCGCCCATCAGCTTCGACCAAGCGAGTTTCCTCGATTTCGATGAGACCATCCGGTCGCTGGAATTCTCCAACCACGACGTCTGGCGATTGACCAGCTTTGGTGTTGACAAGGCTCTGTCCGGTCACGTCCAGCTCGACGCGAAAGTTCCCGAGGAGTATCGTGGCGACGAAAAACGTGCGACCACCGGTGTCGAAGGCCTGATAGACGACGGTTTCGAAGTCACCATCACGGCTGCGGCCAACGGGACATTATCCCGCCTGAAGCGTGCGCTCGGCCAGACCGGCGTAACCAGATTCGACACCGTGCGCTCGCAGGCGATGGACGGTTTCATCGATTCCGCCGCAAAATTCGCTTTGCTCACCGAACGTGACCTGACCGGCAAGACCAGCGCTGTCGCCCAGCAGAAGACTTCGCGTCGCCGTCACAAGGCCATCGACCTGATGGAGCTCAAGGCCGGTGATTACATCGTCCACGAGCAGCACGGCATCGGCCAGTTTGTCGAAATGCGCCAGCGCACCACCGGAGTCGGAGCCAACCGTGCCACCCGTGAATATCTGGTCATCGAATATGCGCCTTCCAAACGCAACGCGCCTCCGGACAAACTGTTCATTCCCACCGACCAGCTCGACCAGGTCTCCAAATACATCGGTGCCGACAAGCCGAAGCTCAACAAGCTCGGCGGCTCCGACTGGGCGCAGACCAAGGCCAAGGCTCGCAAGCACGTCCATGAGATCGCCGACGATTTGGTCAAGCTCTATTCCGCGCGCCAACAGGCTAAAGGCTTCGCATTCAGCCCAGACACCCCATGGCAGAAGGAGCTCGAGGATTCCTTCCCGTATCAGGAGACGGCCGACCAGCTCACCACCATCGACGAGGTCAAGGCCGACATGGAGAAGCCCGTGCCGATGGATCGCCTGATTTGTGGCGACGTCGGTTTCGGCAAAACGGAAATCGCCGTGCATGCCGCGTTCAAGGCCGTGCAGGATGGCAAACAGGTCGCCATCCTCGCCCCAACCACGCTTCTGGTGCAGCAGCACTTTGAGACGTTCACCGAGCGGTACGAAAATTTCCCGGTCACCGTGGCGGCGATGAGCCGATTCCAGAGCAAAAAGGAGATCGACGAAACGCTCAAGGGGCTGGAATCCGGCAAGGTGGATGTTGTCATCGGCACCCACAAGCTCCTGAACCCGAAAATCAAGTTCAAGGATTTGGGTCTTCTCATTATCGACGAGGAGCAGCGTTTCGGCGTCGAGCACAAGGAGACGCTGAAGGCACTGCGTACCAACATCGACGTGCTTTCGCTTTCCGCCACGCCAATCCCGAGAACGCTGGAAATGGCAGTCACCGGCATCCGTGAGATGTCGACGCTGGCCACGCCTCCCGAAGACCGTCTGCCGGTGCTCACCTACGTCGGCGCCTACGAGGACGCGCAGGTCACCGCCGCGATTCGGCGCGAGCTTCTGCGCGGCGGCCAGGTCTTCTACGTCCACAACCGCGTCAACGACATCGACAAGGTCGCCGCCAAGATTCACGAACTCGTCCCGGAGGCGCGTATCGGCATCGCCCATGGCAAGATGGGGGAGAAGCAGCTCGACAACATCATCCAGGACTTTTGGCACCGCGATATTGACGTGCTCGTTTGTACTACAATCATCGAGACCGGCCTCGATATCACCAACGCCAACACGCTGATCGTCGACCACGCCGACCGTTTTGGCTTGAGCCAGCTTCACCAGCTGCGAGGCCGTGTCGGTCGTGGCCGCGAACGCGCCTACGCCTACTTCCTCTACGACCCAAGCAAGCCCATGACCCAGCAGTCGCACGACCGACTGGCCACCATCGCGCAGAACACGGCGCTTGGTTCCGGCTTCGACGTAGCGATGAAAGACCTGGAGCTGCGTGGAACTGGCAACCTCTTGGGCGGCGAGCAAAGCGGCCACATCGAGGGCGTCGGCTTCGACCTCTACGTGCGCATGGTCTCCGATGCTGTCGAGAAATACAAGGAACCGGAACGCAAGGAATCCGTCGCCGTCACCATCGATTTGCCCATCGAGGCGTCGATTCCGGTCGACTACATCGATTCGGACAAGCTGCGTCTCGAGGCCTACCGCAAGCTGGCCAGTGCCCGAAGCGAAGGGGATCTTGCCGATTTGCGCGAGGAGCTTACCGACCGTTACGGCCCGCTGCCTGAGGAGTTCGACACGCTTTTCGATGTCGCCCGTCTTCGCAGCAAGGCTCGTGCGCTCGGTATTTCCGAAATCGTCACGCAAGGCAATCGTGTGCGCATTTCCAAGATTGACCCGCCGGAATCCCTGCAGATGCGACTTTCCCGGATTTACAAGGGCACGCAATACCGTCCGGTCACCCACACGCTCCTTATCCCCGCGCCGTTCGGCGGCTCGATGGGCAGCAAGCCGATGACCAGCCCCGAAGTTATGGGCTGGGCCGACCAGTTGCTTGAGGACCTTGCGTGGACGGGCAGGCCCAAACAGGGCTGA
- the eno gene encoding phosphopyruvate hydratase has protein sequence MAAIESVYASEILDSRGNPTVKVVLDTVDGAEGIGLVPSGASTGEAEAWERRDGDKSRYNGKGVLEAVKAVNETIAPKVIGMDATDQRALDETMIELDGTPNKGKLGANAILGVSLAALYAAAESAELPLYRYIGGTNGHILPVPNMNIMNGGAHADFATDIQEYMISPYGFETYSDALRAGVEVYHTLKGILKKDGHDTGLGDEGGFAPKMKDNEDSLKYIMKAIEAAGYEPGRQIGLCLDVASSEFYNKETNKYHFDGADRDADYMLDYYKELVSKYPLVSIEDPFAEEDWPAWQKITAEMGDKLQFVGDDLLVTNPKRLQKGIDLHAANSLLVKLNQIGTVTETLDAIELATANGFTSMVSHRSGETPDTTIADLAVAKNTRQIKTGAPARGERIAKYNRLLEIEEELGSTAEYAGYSAFKACKKYVK, from the coding sequence GTGGCAGCAATTGAAAGCGTATATGCCAGCGAAATTCTCGATTCCCGCGGAAACCCGACCGTCAAGGTAGTCCTCGACACCGTTGATGGTGCCGAAGGCATCGGCCTGGTTCCTTCCGGAGCTTCGACCGGCGAGGCCGAGGCTTGGGAGCGTCGCGATGGCGACAAGTCCCGTTACAACGGCAAGGGTGTTCTCGAAGCGGTCAAGGCCGTCAACGAGACTATCGCGCCCAAGGTCATCGGCATGGATGCCACCGACCAGCGCGCCCTCGACGAGACGATGATCGAGCTCGACGGCACCCCCAACAAGGGCAAGCTCGGCGCCAACGCCATCCTCGGTGTATCCCTGGCGGCCCTTTACGCCGCTGCGGAATCCGCGGAACTGCCGCTCTACCGCTATATCGGCGGCACCAACGGCCACATCCTGCCGGTTCCGAACATGAACATCATGAACGGCGGTGCGCATGCTGATTTCGCCACCGACATCCAGGAATACATGATTTCCCCGTACGGCTTCGAGACCTACAGCGACGCGCTACGCGCTGGCGTTGAGGTCTATCACACCCTCAAGGGCATCCTCAAGAAGGACGGCCATGACACGGGTCTCGGCGACGAAGGCGGCTTCGCCCCGAAGATGAAGGACAACGAGGATTCCCTCAAGTACATCATGAAGGCCATTGAGGCCGCCGGCTATGAGCCCGGCCGCCAGATTGGCCTGTGCCTTGACGTGGCTTCCTCCGAGTTCTACAACAAGGAGACCAACAAGTACCACTTCGACGGCGCCGATCGCGATGCCGACTACATGCTGGATTACTACAAGGAGCTCGTCTCCAAGTATCCGCTGGTCTCCATCGAGGATCCGTTCGCCGAAGAGGATTGGCCTGCATGGCAGAAGATCACCGCCGAAATGGGCGACAAGCTCCAGTTCGTCGGCGACGACCTGCTCGTGACCAACCCGAAGCGCCTGCAGAAGGGCATCGACCTGCACGCTGCCAACAGCCTGCTTGTCAAGCTCAACCAGATCGGCACCGTCACCGAAACGCTCGACGCCATCGAGCTCGCCACGGCCAACGGCTTCACCTCCATGGTCTCCCACCGTTCCGGCGAGACCCCGGACACCACCATCGCCGACCTCGCCGTCGCCAAGAACACCCGTCAGATCAAGACCGGTGCTCCTGCCCGTGGCGAGCGCATCGCGAAGTACAACCGCCTGCTCGAGATCGAGGAGGAGCTTGGCTCCACCGCCGAGTACGCCGGCTATTCCGCCTTCAAGGCCTGCAAGAAGTACGTCAAGTAG
- a CDS encoding Ppx/GppA family phosphatase → MNDKTKDFVTVAGIDCGTNSIRLKVSKVFADGSVEDVVPRMLEVIRLGQDVDKTHRFADDALQRAYAAARRFAEVLKEHPADGLRFVATSATRDAQNRKEFEDGIESILGVRPEVIPGTEEAALSFLGATGSVPRRGLEAPYLVVDLGGGSTEMVMGGDGKSAPATSVQSAFSMNIGSVRMTERHLRHDPPTQDEINQASEDIDRHIDEAFAHVPAGKTRTIIGVSGSVTTMTALVLGLKEYDHRAVDGVRVSYKDIFKVDNRFLNMPRAERATYKTIHPGRIDVVGGGALIWNRVLTRVAQAAKLDHGQVIDSFVSSDHGLLDGIVLDYGTRLLND, encoded by the coding sequence ATGAATGACAAGACCAAGGATTTCGTGACGGTGGCCGGCATCGATTGCGGCACCAATTCCATACGTCTCAAGGTCTCCAAGGTCTTCGCCGACGGGAGTGTCGAGGATGTCGTTCCGCGCATGCTCGAGGTCATCCGGCTCGGCCAGGATGTTGACAAGACCCACCGTTTCGCTGATGACGCGCTTCAACGCGCGTATGCGGCCGCGAGGCGATTCGCCGAGGTTTTGAAGGAGCATCCCGCCGACGGGTTGCGTTTCGTGGCAACCTCGGCCACACGCGATGCCCAGAACCGCAAGGAGTTCGAGGATGGCATCGAGTCGATTCTCGGCGTGCGCCCGGAAGTGATCCCCGGGACGGAGGAGGCCGCGCTGAGCTTCCTCGGAGCCACCGGCAGCGTGCCACGCCGTGGGCTTGAGGCGCCGTATCTGGTGGTCGATCTCGGGGGAGGCTCCACTGAGATGGTCATGGGCGGCGACGGCAAGTCCGCGCCCGCCACGAGCGTGCAATCCGCGTTCTCGATGAACATCGGCTCGGTGCGCATGACGGAACGCCATCTGCGCCACGACCCGCCGACGCAGGATGAGATCAACCAGGCAAGCGAGGACATCGACCGGCATATCGACGAGGCTTTCGCCCACGTTCCCGCAGGCAAGACCCGCACCATCATCGGTGTCTCCGGCAGCGTCACCACGATGACCGCGCTGGTCTTGGGATTGAAGGAATACGATCATCGCGCCGTCGATGGCGTCCGCGTGTCATACAAAGACATTTTCAAGGTGGACAACCGCTTTCTCAACATGCCTCGCGCCGAGCGCGCGACCTACAAGACCATCCATCCCGGCCGCATCGACGTGGTCGGCGGGGGAGCCTTGATCTGGAACCGCGTTCTCACCCGCGTCGCGCAGGCGGCGAAACTCGACCACGGCCAGGTCATCGATTCGTTCGTCTCCAGCGACCACGGCCTCTTGGACGGCATCGTCCTGGATTACGGCACAAGACTGCTGAACGATTAA